In Tursiops truncatus isolate mTurTru1 chromosome 9, mTurTru1.mat.Y, whole genome shotgun sequence, a single genomic region encodes these proteins:
- the LOC101323075 gene encoding LOW QUALITY PROTEIN: RNA-binding protein with serine-rich domain 1-like (The sequence of the model RefSeq protein was modified relative to this genomic sequence to represent the inferred CDS: inserted 1 base in 1 codon), translated as MKIVFDGLLGLLDTAKERITEVVGAAAGGRAPSLRWLCGGPSEDPGIRSSREPGLRPRGPLAGLETQARNAGPYLPWKCSRPGAWTGELLHFGTPQKGRIDLSGVKKKSLLGVKENNKKSSTRAPSPTKRKDRFDEKSKDRSKDKGATKESSEKDRGRDKTGKRRSASSGSSSTRSRSSSTSSSGSSSGSSSSSASSHSGSSSTSPSCSSGSSPGSPSPSRRRPDNRQRSRSKSKPPKRDGRERRRRSPSPKPTKVHIGRLTRNVTKDHILEIFSIFGKIKMIDIPVDRMHPRLSKGYAYVEFENPDEAEKALKHTDGGQVPLRAGPPCAGDPAPRAAAATGAAPAPPSPSKQGXPKLCPVTCIPSNSLLSLF; from the exons atgaagattgTCTTTGATGGCCTTCTTGGTCTGTTGGACACAGccaaagaaagaatta cggAAGTGGTCGGGGCCGCGGCGGGAGGAAGGGCGCCCTCGCTTCGCTGGCTCTGTGGCGGGCCCAGTGAGGACCCCGGAATTCGGAGCAGCCGGGAGCCCGGCCTCCGCCCTCGGGGCCCTCTCGCCGGGCTGGAGACCCAGGCCCGCAACGCCGGGCCCTACCTACCCTGGAAGTGCTCGCGGCCCGGCGCCTGGACTGGGGAGTTGCTGCACTTTGGC ACACCTCAGAAGGGGAGAATAGATTTATCAGGAGTGAAAAAGAAGAGCTTGCTAGgagtcaaagaaaataataaaaagtccaGCACTAGGGCTCCTTCTCCTACCAAACGCAAAGACCGCTTTGATGAGAAGTCCAAGGATCGCTCCAAAGATAAGGGGGCCACCAAGGAGTCGAGCGAGAAGGATCGTGGCAGGGATAAAACTGGAAAGAGGCGCAGCGCTTCCAGTGGTAGCAGCAGCACCAGGTCTCGGTCCAGCTCGACCTCCAGCTCGGGCTCCAGCAGCGGCTCCAGCTCATCTTCTGCATCGAGCCACTCAGGAAGTTCCAGCACATCCCCCAGCTGCAGCTCCGGCAGCTCCCCTGGCTCTCCGAGTCCTTCTCGGCGCAGGCCTGACAACAGGCAGCGTTCCCGCTCCAAATCCAAACCACCCAAAAGAgatggaagggaaaggagaaggcggagcccTTCCCCTAAACCCACCAAAGTGCACATTGGAAGGCTCACCAGGAATGTGACCAAGGATCATATCCTGGAGATATTCTCCATCTTcgggaaaattaaaatgattgacATACCTGTAGACAGGATGCACCCCCGTCTGTCTAAAGGCTACGCATATGTGGAGTTTGAAAATCCAGATGAGGCCGAGAAGGCGCTGAAGCATACGGACGGAGGACAA GTTCCCCTCCGCGCAGGTCCCCCGTGCGCCGGCGATCCTGCTCCCCGGGCCGCCGCCGCCACAGGAGCCGCCCCAGCTCCACCTTCTCCCAGTAAGCAGG CACCGAAGCTCTGCCCTGTGACTTGTATCCCGTCCAACTCACTTTTGTCACTTTTCTAG